One Dysosmobacter welbionis DNA segment encodes these proteins:
- a CDS encoding DNA/RNA non-specific endonuclease produces MNRTRISLTAALLSLCLLLSGCMMPPAEGTVTSFSLEDIPAWSGEPYVAVDGNQPDFPEEDMTSVSFETYSELDTLGRCGVAYANVGQDLMPTEDRESISSVTPSGWINREYDGEYLYNRCHLIGFQLTGENANEENLITGTRYMNVDGMLPFENLVADYVKETDNHVLYRVTPVFEGQNLVASGVQMEAWSVEDEGEGVCFNVYVYNVQPGITIDYATGESWQEGAEPQSGETTYILNTNSHKFHDPDCSSVSGMSTANRQEYTGSREDLIAQGYTPCGQCNP; encoded by the coding sequence ATGAATCGAACCCGCATTTCCCTGACGGCGGCGCTGCTGTCCTTGTGCCTGCTCCTCTCCGGCTGCATGATGCCCCCGGCGGAGGGCACCGTCACCTCCTTTTCTCTGGAGGATATTCCCGCCTGGTCCGGGGAGCCCTACGTGGCCGTCGATGGCAACCAGCCGGATTTTCCGGAGGAGGACATGACCTCTGTGTCCTTTGAGACGTACAGTGAGTTGGACACTCTGGGCCGTTGCGGCGTAGCCTATGCCAACGTGGGACAGGATCTGATGCCCACAGAGGACCGGGAGAGCATCAGTTCCGTCACACCCTCCGGCTGGATCAACCGGGAGTACGACGGGGAGTACCTGTACAACCGCTGTCACCTGATCGGCTTTCAGCTCACCGGAGAGAACGCCAACGAGGAAAATCTCATCACCGGCACCCGCTATATGAATGTGGACGGGATGCTGCCCTTTGAAAATCTGGTGGCGGACTATGTAAAGGAGACGGACAACCACGTCCTCTACCGGGTGACCCCGGTGTTCGAGGGTCAGAACCTGGTAGCCAGCGGTGTCCAGATGGAGGCTTGGTCTGTGGAGGACGAGGGGGAAGGCGTCTGCTTCAATGTCTATGTGTACAACGTCCAGCCCGGCATCACCATCGACTACGCCACCGGCGAGAGCTGGCAGGAGGGAGCGGAGCCGCAAAGCGGCGAGACCACGTACATCCTCAATACCAACAGCCACAAATTTCACGACCCGGACTGTTCCAGCGTGTCCGGCATGAGCACCGCCAACCGGCAGGAGTATACCGGCAGCCGGGAGGATCTGATCGCCCAGGGCTATACGCCCTGCGGCCAATGCAACCCATAA
- a CDS encoding ribonuclease Z → MILMACVDGRNGMAFNCRRQSRDRAVRADLLAEVGEACLWVSGATARQFPAEEQSRLCVDESFLEKAGPGEPCFVEDRSVAPFAGRVERVVLYRWDRAYPADLYWDLSLEGWTLARREEFPGFSHEIITKEVYIP, encoded by the coding sequence ATGATCCTGATGGCCTGTGTGGACGGCCGGAACGGCATGGCCTTCAACTGCCGCCGGCAGAGCCGGGACCGGGCGGTGCGGGCGGACCTGCTGGCAGAGGTCGGGGAGGCCTGCCTCTGGGTGAGTGGGGCCACGGCTCGCCAGTTCCCGGCGGAGGAGCAGAGCCGCCTTTGTGTGGACGAGTCGTTTTTGGAAAAGGCGGGGCCAGGGGAGCCCTGCTTTGTGGAGGACCGCTCTGTGGCGCCCTTTGCCGGGCGTGTGGAGCGGGTGGTGCTGTACCGCTGGGACCGGGCCTATCCGGCGGACCTTTACTGGGACCTGTCCCTGGAGGGCTGGACTCTGGCCCGGCGGGAGGAGTTCCCCGGCTTCTCCCACGAGATCATTACAAAGGAAGTCTATATCCCATGA
- a CDS encoding [FeFe] hydrogenase, group A, with product MAKGIMYIDGQRVPFDGEKNVLAVIRKAGIDMPTFCYYSELSVYGACRMCVVEDERGKIDASCSMEPRDGMVIRTNTARLLKHRRMILELMLSSHCRDCTTCEKNGSCRLQELALRFGVRHVRFKDTRPHYEIDTSSPAIVRDPNKCILCGDCIRVCEEMQGMGILNFAHRGSDLVVCPAFDRKLGETNCISCGQCAAACPTGAITIFNEIGRGWRALHDPKKRVVFQIAPAVRVAVGEAFGLEPGVNAINKLVSALKMMGADEVYDTTFGADLTVMEEADEFLERLKKGGPFPMFTSCCPAWVKYVEEERPHFLKNISTCKSPMEMFAAVLKDQYARKDEEDGRTTYHIAIMPCTAKKMEAKRPEFQHDGKPDVDLVLTTQEIIMMIKESGIRFAELEGESPDLPFGMGTGAATIFGTTGGVAEAVARRVVEDKSKNTLQAIQFSGIRGSETIRAVTLPVGDRALRIAVVHGLVNAQKLLDDIESGQEYFDLVEVMTCKTGCVGGAGQPYGLIPVKQQRAEGLYEADRTALIKRSERNPIVTKLLEGAMKGRTHQLLHVEYKRPDKA from the coding sequence ATGGCAAAGGGAATTATGTACATTGACGGCCAGCGGGTGCCCTTCGACGGGGAGAAAAACGTCCTGGCTGTGATCCGGAAGGCCGGCATCGATATGCCCACCTTCTGCTATTATTCGGAACTGTCTGTTTACGGCGCCTGCCGGATGTGCGTGGTGGAGGACGAGCGGGGCAAGATCGACGCCTCCTGCTCCATGGAGCCCCGGGATGGCATGGTGATCCGCACCAATACCGCCCGGCTCTTAAAGCACCGGCGGATGATCCTGGAGCTGATGCTGTCCTCTCACTGCCGGGACTGCACCACCTGCGAAAAGAATGGCAGCTGCCGCCTGCAGGAGCTGGCCCTGCGCTTCGGCGTGCGGCACGTCCGCTTCAAGGACACCCGGCCCCACTATGAGATCGACACCTCCTCTCCGGCCATCGTCCGGGATCCCAACAAGTGCATCCTCTGCGGCGACTGCATCCGGGTGTGCGAGGAGATGCAGGGCATGGGTATCCTGAACTTCGCCCACCGGGGCAGCGACCTGGTGGTGTGCCCGGCCTTTGACCGCAAGCTCGGAGAGACCAACTGCATCAGCTGCGGCCAGTGCGCAGCCGCCTGCCCCACCGGCGCCATCACCATCTTTAACGAGATCGGCCGGGGGTGGCGGGCCCTCCACGACCCGAAGAAGCGGGTGGTGTTCCAGATCGCCCCGGCGGTCCGGGTGGCGGTGGGCGAGGCCTTCGGCCTGGAGCCCGGCGTCAATGCCATCAACAAGCTGGTGTCCGCCCTGAAGATGATGGGCGCCGACGAGGTGTACGACACCACCTTTGGCGCAGACCTGACCGTCATGGAGGAGGCGGACGAGTTCCTGGAGCGGCTGAAAAAAGGCGGCCCCTTCCCCATGTTCACCAGCTGCTGCCCGGCATGGGTGAAGTATGTGGAGGAGGAGCGGCCCCACTTCCTGAAGAACATCTCCACCTGCAAGTCTCCCATGGAGATGTTCGCGGCGGTGCTGAAGGATCAGTACGCCAGGAAGGACGAAGAGGACGGCCGCACCACCTACCACATCGCCATCATGCCCTGTACCGCCAAGAAAATGGAGGCCAAGCGGCCGGAGTTCCAGCATGACGGAAAACCGGATGTGGATCTGGTGCTGACTACGCAGGAGATCATCATGATGATCAAGGAGTCCGGCATCCGTTTCGCAGAGCTGGAGGGGGAGTCCCCGGACCTGCCCTTCGGCATGGGCACCGGGGCGGCTACCATCTTCGGCACCACCGGCGGCGTGGCGGAGGCCGTGGCCCGGCGGGTAGTGGAGGACAAGTCCAAGAACACCCTGCAGGCCATCCAGTTCTCCGGCATCCGGGGCAGCGAGACCATCCGGGCGGTGACGCTGCCGGTGGGGGACCGGGCGCTGCGGATCGCGGTGGTCCACGGCCTGGTGAACGCACAGAAGCTGCTGGACGATATCGAGAGCGGTCAGGAGTACTTCGACCTGGTGGAAGTCATGACCTGCAAGACCGGCTGCGTAGGCGGCGCTGGCCAGCCCTACGGGCTGATCCCGGTGAAGCAGCAGCGGGCAGAGGGCCTCTATGAGGCGGACCGCACCGCCCTCATCAAGCGGTCTGAGCGGAACCCCATCGTTACAAAGCTCCTGGAGGGAGCGATGAAGGGCCGCACCCATCAGCTGCTCCATGTGGAGTACAAGCGTCCGGACAAGGCGTAA
- a CDS encoding (2Fe-2S) ferredoxin domain-containing protein translates to MTRDSFHVFQANARNALKQSEQVPSILICAGTGCIAGGAMKIYDNLKTECEKRGLPVYVGLKHDTDAEKSLHVKMSGCHGFCEMGPLVHIEPMGVMYIHVKPEDCHEILEKTVLGGEIIDRLVYHLDGVAYPRQEDIPFYKKQHRVVLENCGSSDAEDIEEYIAKGGYAGFEKALFEMTDEEICRSIIDSGLRGRGGGGFPAGQKWDGARKQKSEKKYIVCNGDEGDPGAFMDRSIMEGNPHSVLEGMMIAGRAVGSDEGYIYVRAEYPLAVSRLKAAIAKAEEYGLLGDHVMGTDFSFRIHVNMGAGAFVCGEGSALTASIEGNRGMPRVKPPRTIEHGLWAEPTVLNNVETFANVPLIIRKGVDWYRSIGTKTSPGTKAFALTGNVVNTGLIEVPMGTTIREVVFDIGGGIRGGKKFKAVQIGGPSGGATTASREHLDLPLDFDSLKSIGAMIGSGGLVVMDEDTCMVETARFFMEFTQKESCGKCVPCREGTKRMLEILDRIIDNKGTLEDLDLLEELADTISKTALCGLGQSACKPVQSTLKYFRDEYLAHVVDHHCPICNKEKPHPTIDPEKCKGCGKCRKNCPMEAITGAAKQVHVIDPEKCINCGACVTNCPFGAIAASK, encoded by the coding sequence ATGACGCGGGACAGCTTCCACGTGTTCCAGGCTAACGCCCGCAACGCCCTGAAGCAGAGCGAGCAGGTGCCCTCTATCCTGATCTGCGCCGGCACCGGCTGCATCGCCGGCGGCGCCATGAAGATCTATGACAATTTGAAGACGGAGTGTGAAAAACGGGGTCTGCCGGTCTACGTGGGCCTCAAACACGACACGGACGCGGAGAAGAGCCTCCATGTAAAGATGAGCGGCTGCCACGGCTTCTGCGAGATGGGGCCTCTGGTCCACATCGAGCCTATGGGCGTCATGTACATCCATGTGAAGCCGGAGGACTGCCATGAGATTCTGGAGAAGACCGTGCTGGGCGGCGAGATCATCGACCGGCTGGTGTATCACCTGGACGGCGTAGCCTACCCCCGGCAGGAGGACATCCCCTTCTACAAGAAGCAGCATCGGGTGGTGCTGGAGAACTGCGGCAGCAGCGATGCCGAGGACATTGAGGAGTACATCGCCAAGGGCGGTTACGCCGGTTTTGAAAAGGCCCTCTTTGAGATGACGGATGAGGAGATCTGCCGGTCCATCATCGACTCCGGCCTCCGGGGCCGCGGAGGTGGAGGCTTCCCCGCGGGCCAGAAGTGGGACGGTGCCCGGAAACAGAAGTCAGAGAAAAAATACATCGTCTGCAACGGCGACGAGGGCGATCCCGGTGCGTTCATGGACCGCTCCATTATGGAGGGTAACCCCCACAGCGTGCTGGAGGGCATGATGATCGCCGGCCGCGCCGTGGGCAGCGACGAGGGGTATATTTATGTCCGGGCGGAGTATCCGCTGGCCGTGAGCCGGCTGAAAGCGGCCATCGCCAAGGCGGAGGAGTACGGTCTTCTGGGCGATCACGTCATGGGCACAGACTTCTCCTTCCGGATCCATGTAAACATGGGCGCCGGCGCCTTCGTCTGCGGCGAGGGCAGTGCCCTGACAGCTTCCATCGAGGGCAACCGGGGCATGCCTCGGGTCAAGCCGCCCCGGACCATCGAGCACGGTCTCTGGGCCGAGCCCACGGTGCTGAACAATGTGGAGACTTTTGCCAACGTGCCCCTCATCATCCGCAAGGGCGTGGACTGGTACCGCTCCATCGGCACCAAGACCAGCCCCGGCACCAAGGCCTTCGCGCTGACAGGCAACGTGGTGAATACCGGCCTCATTGAGGTACCCATGGGAACCACTATCCGGGAGGTGGTGTTTGACATCGGCGGCGGCATCCGGGGCGGCAAGAAGTTCAAGGCCGTTCAGATCGGCGGCCCCTCCGGCGGCGCCACCACCGCCAGCCGCGAGCACCTGGACCTGCCCCTGGACTTCGACAGTCTGAAGAGCATCGGCGCCATGATCGGCTCCGGCGGCTTGGTGGTCATGGACGAGGACACCTGCATGGTGGAGACGGCCCGGTTCTTCATGGAGTTTACACAGAAGGAGTCCTGCGGCAAGTGCGTCCCCTGCCGGGAGGGCACCAAGCGGATGCTGGAGATCCTGGACCGGATCATCGACAACAAGGGCACACTGGAGGATCTGGACCTGCTGGAGGAGCTGGCGGACACCATCAGTAAGACAGCCCTGTGCGGCCTGGGGCAGAGCGCCTGCAAGCCCGTCCAGAGCACGCTGAAGTATTTCCGGGATGAATATCTGGCCCATGTAGTGGACCACCACTGTCCCATCTGCAACAAGGAAAAACCCCACCCCACCATCGACCCGGAGAAATGCAAGGGCTGCGGCAAGTGCCGGAAGAACTGCCCCATGGAGGCCATCACCGGCGCGGCCAAGCAGGTCCACGTCATCGATCCGGAGAAGTGCATCAACTGCGGCGCCTGTGTGACCAATTGTCCCTTCGGCGCCATCGCGGCCAGTAAGTGA
- a CDS encoding complex I 24 kDa subunit family protein, which produces MEQNLDRAEAIIDAYGCDQSNLIAIMQEIQGEYKYLSEGALTLIAEKLGISTAKVYSVATFYENFSLEAKGRHIIKVCTGTACHVRKSGPIYDSLRDALGLTGKRKTSADGLFTLETVACLGACGLAPVMTIDGEVHAKMTPEDALALVEDIRRKEAATA; this is translated from the coding sequence ATGGAGCAGAATCTGGACCGGGCGGAGGCGATCATCGACGCCTACGGCTGCGATCAGTCGAACCTGATCGCGATCATGCAGGAGATCCAAGGGGAGTATAAGTACCTGAGCGAGGGAGCGCTGACCCTGATCGCGGAAAAGCTGGGCATCAGCACGGCAAAGGTGTACAGCGTGGCCACTTTCTATGAGAATTTCTCGTTGGAGGCCAAGGGCCGGCACATCATCAAGGTATGCACCGGCACGGCCTGCCACGTGCGCAAATCCGGACCCATTTATGACAGCCTGCGGGACGCTTTGGGTCTGACCGGAAAGCGGAAGACCTCCGCGGACGGCCTGTTTACCCTGGAGACCGTGGCCTGCTTGGGCGCTTGCGGACTGGCACCGGTCATGACCATTGACGGAGAGGTCCACGCCAAGATGACGCCGGAAGATGCGCTGGCGCTGGTGGAGGATATCCGCAGAAAGGAGGCGGCCACCGCATGA
- the gdhA gene encoding NADP-specific glutamate dehydrogenase, producing the protein MNAYLTSVIENVKKKHSNEPEFVQTVEEVFSSLEPVIEKHPEYEKVDLLNRMVEPERMFTFRVSWEDDRGQWHTNIGYRCQFNGALGPYKGGLRFQANVYPGIIKFLGFEQIFKNSLTGLPIGGGKGGADFDPAGKSDAEIMRFCQAYMQALYRYIGPDVDVPAGDMGVGGREIGYLFGEYRRLKGAWENGVLTGKGFSYGGSLIRPEATGYGAVYYLQNVLEHEGERIAGKTIACAGFGNVTWGICKKATQLGAKVVTLSGPDGYIYDPDGVATEEKIAYLVEMRSSGRNRVQDYAEKFGVEFFPGEKPWGVKADVVMPSAMQNDVHMEQAKQIAANGVKYYIEVANMPTTNDALRFLMEQPGMIVAPSKAVNAGGVATSALEMAQNSERLVWTAEEVDAQLHRIMNTIYQMSVDAAAEYGLGYNLVAGANIAGFKRVAEAMMEQGVF; encoded by the coding sequence ATGAACGCATATCTCACCAGCGTGATCGAGAACGTGAAGAAGAAGCACAGCAACGAGCCGGAATTCGTGCAGACGGTGGAGGAGGTGTTCTCCTCTCTGGAGCCGGTGATTGAGAAGCACCCGGAGTATGAGAAGGTGGACCTGCTGAACCGGATGGTGGAGCCGGAGCGGATGTTCACCTTCCGGGTGTCCTGGGAGGATGACCGGGGCCAGTGGCACACGAACATCGGCTACCGGTGCCAGTTCAACGGCGCGCTGGGGCCCTACAAGGGCGGCCTGCGGTTCCAGGCCAACGTGTATCCCGGCATCATCAAATTCCTGGGCTTTGAGCAGATCTTCAAGAACTCCCTGACGGGCCTGCCCATCGGCGGCGGCAAGGGCGGCGCGGACTTCGACCCGGCGGGGAAGTCGGACGCGGAGATCATGCGGTTCTGCCAGGCGTACATGCAGGCGCTGTACCGGTACATCGGGCCGGATGTGGACGTGCCCGCCGGGGACATGGGCGTGGGCGGCCGGGAGATCGGGTATCTCTTCGGCGAGTACCGGCGGCTGAAGGGGGCCTGGGAGAACGGTGTGCTGACGGGCAAGGGGTTCTCTTACGGCGGCAGCCTGATCCGGCCGGAGGCCACGGGCTACGGCGCGGTATACTATCTCCAGAACGTGCTGGAGCACGAGGGAGAGCGGATCGCGGGCAAGACCATCGCCTGCGCGGGCTTCGGCAACGTGACCTGGGGCATCTGTAAGAAGGCCACGCAGCTGGGGGCCAAGGTGGTGACATTGTCCGGCCCGGACGGATATATCTATGATCCGGACGGCGTAGCCACGGAGGAGAAGATCGCGTATCTGGTGGAGATGCGCTCCAGCGGCCGCAACCGGGTACAGGACTATGCGGAGAAGTTCGGCGTGGAATTCTTCCCCGGTGAGAAGCCCTGGGGCGTGAAGGCGGATGTGGTGATGCCCTCGGCCATGCAGAACGACGTGCACATGGAGCAGGCGAAGCAGATCGCGGCCAACGGCGTGAAGTACTACATTGAGGTGGCGAACATGCCCACCACCAACGACGCGCTGCGGTTCTTGATGGAGCAGCCCGGGATGATCGTGGCGCCCAGCAAGGCGGTGAACGCAGGCGGCGTGGCCACCAGCGCACTGGAGATGGCGCAGAACAGTGAGCGGCTGGTGTGGACGGCGGAAGAGGTGGACGCGCAGCTGCACCGGATCATGAACACCATCTACCAGATGAGCGTGGACGCGGCCGCGGAGTACGGCTTGGGCTACAACCTGGTGGCAGGCGCCAACATCGCCGGCTTCAAGCGGGTGGCTGAGGCCATGATGGAGCAGGGCGTATTCTGA
- a CDS encoding SEL1-like repeat protein produces MNYYRCENPDCGFLAEEEPDVCPQCGGTFFLSVDEEELTGPDWVQLGNRAVDEERPTDALACYQQAAALDDMLGVTNLGWCLEAGIGVPADPRQAVVLYAQAAARDYMPALTNLGYCYAHGIGVARDDSKAVECFRKGAENGFPRAQFLLGEAYSRGLGVEQSWEEAVRWYRAAAEQGLPRAQCNLAWCYEYGKGVPQDLGESYRLYRKAAEQGDARGLFCVARCFDYGRGVTQNSTEAVAWYQKAADAGSAAAMCDLGVCYERGEGVERDLSRAVSLYRQAAEAGNAAGQCNLGFLYESGEGVEQSWEEAVRWYRAAAEQGMPRAQCNLAWCYEYGKGVEQNWKRAVHWYRQAADQEDPRGMFCMGICCKYGRGVEQNWEEAVHWYRRAVDAGSAAAMCNLGVCYERGEGVERDAAEAARLYRQAAEREDAAAQCNLGYLYETGEGVEQNWQEAVRWYQAAAEQGYPRAQCNLGVCWEFGHGVAKDPAKAADLYRQAAEGGDRVAACNLGYLYETGVGVAQSWADAVKWYRQAVEESEPRAQYNLAWCYEHGKGVPRDLRQARELYQAAAKQGYAGAQEAADRMEKDGSRRRGGGFLRGFLDGLRGQ; encoded by the coding sequence ATGAATTACTATCGCTGTGAGAACCCGGACTGCGGGTTTCTGGCAGAGGAGGAACCGGATGTCTGCCCCCAGTGCGGGGGCACCTTTTTCCTCTCTGTGGACGAAGAGGAGCTGACGGGGCCCGACTGGGTGCAGCTGGGCAACCGGGCCGTGGATGAGGAGCGGCCGACGGACGCGCTGGCCTGCTACCAACAGGCGGCGGCCCTGGATGATATGCTGGGTGTGACGAACCTGGGGTGGTGCCTGGAGGCGGGGATCGGCGTGCCTGCAGACCCCCGGCAGGCGGTGGTGCTGTACGCCCAGGCCGCCGCCCGGGACTATATGCCCGCCCTGACGAACCTGGGATACTGCTATGCCCATGGCATCGGTGTGGCGCGGGATGATTCCAAAGCGGTGGAGTGCTTCCGAAAGGGGGCGGAAAACGGCTTTCCCAGGGCCCAGTTCCTGCTGGGGGAGGCATATTCCCGCGGCCTGGGAGTGGAGCAGAGCTGGGAGGAGGCGGTGCGGTGGTACCGTGCCGCCGCGGAACAGGGCCTGCCCCGTGCCCAGTGCAATCTGGCATGGTGCTATGAATACGGCAAGGGCGTCCCCCAGGATTTGGGAGAGAGCTACCGTCTGTACCGGAAAGCGGCCGAGCAGGGGGATGCCAGAGGACTTTTCTGCGTGGCCCGCTGCTTTGACTATGGCCGCGGTGTGACGCAGAACAGCACGGAGGCAGTGGCCTGGTATCAAAAAGCGGCGGACGCGGGCTCCGCGGCGGCCATGTGCGACCTGGGCGTGTGCTATGAACGCGGTGAGGGCGTGGAGCGGGACCTGAGCAGGGCTGTGAGCCTGTATCGCCAGGCAGCCGAGGCGGGCAATGCCGCCGGGCAGTGCAATCTGGGATTCCTGTATGAGAGCGGCGAGGGCGTGGAGCAGAGCTGGGAGGAGGCGGTGCGGTGGTACCGCGCTGCTGCGGAGCAGGGGATGCCCCGTGCCCAGTGCAACCTGGCCTGGTGCTATGAGTACGGCAAGGGCGTGGAGCAGAACTGGAAGCGGGCTGTCCACTGGTACCGACAGGCGGCGGACCAGGAGGACCCCCGGGGGATGTTCTGCATGGGCATCTGCTGCAAATACGGCCGCGGCGTGGAACAGAACTGGGAAGAGGCGGTCCACTGGTATCGCAGGGCGGTGGATGCCGGTTCCGCGGCGGCCATGTGCAACCTGGGCGTGTGCTACGAGCGGGGCGAAGGCGTGGAGCGGGATGCCGCGGAGGCAGCCCGGCTGTACCGACAGGCGGCGGAGCGGGAGGACGCGGCCGCCCAGTGCAACCTGGGATATCTGTATGAGACCGGAGAGGGTGTAGAACAGAACTGGCAAGAGGCTGTCCGCTGGTATCAGGCGGCGGCGGAGCAGGGCTACCCCCGTGCCCAGTGCAACCTGGGCGTCTGCTGGGAGTTCGGCCACGGCGTGGCGAAGGACCCGGCCAAGGCAGCCGATTTGTACCGGCAGGCTGCAGAGGGCGGCGACCGGGTGGCCGCCTGCAACCTGGGATATCTGTACGAGACCGGTGTCGGCGTGGCCCAGAGCTGGGCAGATGCGGTGAAGTGGTACCGCCAGGCAGTGGAGGAGTCCGAGCCCCGTGCCCAGTATAATCTGGCCTGGTGCTATGAGCACGGCAAAGGCGTGCCCCGGGATCTGAGGCAGGCGAGAGAACTCTATCAGGCCGCAGCGAAGCAAGGGTATGCGGGCGCCCAGGAGGCAGCGGACCGTATGGAGAAAGATGGGAGCAGGCGACGGGGCGGCGGATTCCTCCGGGGCTTTCTGGACGGCCTGCGGGGCCAGTGA
- a CDS encoding tRNA lysidine(34) synthetase, with product MSRELTPQEAAERSLIKKYRKELWNPFIAAVKRYELIAPGDRIAVCISGGKDSMVLAKLMQELQRHTEQPFELVFLVMDPGYAPANRALIEENAARLGIPITVFRSDIFDVAYQVEKNPCYLCARMRRGFLYSKAQELGCNKIALGHHLSDVLETTLLGLFYGAQLQTMPPKLRSRNFPGMELIRPLYCVHEDAIIAWKNYNGLRFLQCACRFTEERDGAADGVGESKRQEMKLLLRELKKTNPNIEKSMFRAIHGVQLDTFPGFKFRGRAFAFPEAYNLRGASSAEDEAAL from the coding sequence ATGTCCCGCGAATTGACACCACAGGAGGCTGCGGAGCGCAGCCTCATCAAAAAATACCGCAAGGAGCTCTGGAACCCCTTCATTGCCGCCGTCAAGAGGTATGAGCTGATCGCTCCCGGAGACCGGATCGCCGTCTGTATCTCCGGGGGAAAGGACTCCATGGTGCTGGCCAAGCTGATGCAGGAGCTCCAGCGCCACACAGAACAGCCCTTTGAGCTGGTTTTTCTGGTGATGGATCCGGGCTACGCCCCGGCCAACCGGGCGCTGATCGAGGAGAACGCTGCCCGCCTGGGCATCCCCATCACCGTGTTCCGGAGCGATATTTTCGACGTTGCCTATCAGGTGGAGAAGAACCCCTGCTACTTATGCGCCCGGATGCGCCGGGGCTTTCTGTACAGCAAGGCTCAGGAGCTGGGCTGCAACAAGATCGCCCTGGGGCACCATCTCTCCGACGTGCTGGAGACCACGCTGCTGGGCCTGTTTTACGGTGCCCAGCTCCAGACCATGCCCCCCAAGCTCCGCAGCAGAAATTTCCCAGGCATGGAATTGATCCGTCCGCTGTATTGTGTCCATGAGGACGCCATCATTGCCTGGAAGAACTACAATGGGTTGCGGTTTCTCCAGTGCGCCTGCCGCTTCACAGAGGAGCGGGACGGTGCGGCCGACGGTGTGGGCGAGAGCAAGCGGCAGGAGATGAAGCTCCTGCTGCGGGAGCTGAAAAAGACCAATCCCAATATTGAGAAGAGCATGTTCCGGGCCATTCACGGCGTCCAGCTGGACACGTTCCCGGGCTTCAAATTCCGGGGCAGGGCGTTCGCGTTTCCGGAGGCCTACAACCTGCGGGGCGCCTCCTCTGCGGAGGATGAAGCGGCGCTTTGA